A single Phragmites australis chromosome 4, lpPhrAust1.1, whole genome shotgun sequence DNA region contains:
- the LOC133916034 gene encoding serine/arginine-rich SC35-like splicing factor SCL33 isoform X2, whose amino-acid sequence MGRTYDYSPSPPRGYRRSPSLPRGYRRSPSLPRGYRRSPSLPRGYRRRARSPSPHGRYGGRARDLPTSLLVRNLNRDCRPDDLRRPFGKFGRLKDIYLPRDYYTGGPRGFGFIQYFDPEDAADAKYHMDGQNFLGRAITVVFAEENRKKPSEMRARERVRSCSYDRRSRSRSPGNSYSPRGRSRSRSRSYSPAPKRKHHSRSRPPRERSVSHSPVNSRSRSASPALSRSPRRQRSLSVSQ is encoded by the exons ATGGGGAGAACATATGATTACAGTCCATCACCGCCAAGAGGTTACAGGAGAAGTCCGTCACTGCCAAGAGGTTACAGGAGAAGTCCATCACTGCCAAGAGGTTACAGGAGAAGTCCGTCACTGCCAAGAGGTTACAGGAGAAGAGCCCGCAGTCCAAGTCCTCATGGTCGTTATGGAGGCCGTGCTAGGGACCTCCCAACTAGTCTTCTGGTGCGGAATCTTAACCGAGATTGTAG GCCTGATGACCTCCGTAGACCATTTGGAAAATTTGGTCGTCTTAAAGACATATATCTGCCTAGGGATTACTACACTGG GGGCCCTCGAGGATTTGGGTTCATCCAATACTTTGACCCTGAAGATGCTGCTGATGCAAAATACCATATGGATGGGCAGAATTTTCTTGGAAGGGCAATTACTGTTGTTTTTGCTGAGGAGAACAGAAAGAAGCCTTCTGAGATGAGGGCCAGGGAAAGAGTCAG AAGCTGTTCTTATGATCGGAGATCGCGCTCAAGGTCACCTGGAAATTCCTACTCTCCAAGGGGTAGATCACGGTCCCGAAGCCGAAGCTACTCACCGGCACCTAAGCGAAAGCACCATTCAAG GTCTCGCCCTCCTCGGGAAAGATCTGTGTCACACTCACCAGTTAACAGCAGATCAAGGAGTGCAAGCCCCGCCCTTAGTAGGTCTCCTCGCAGGCAGAGGTCTCTTTCTGTTAGCCAGTGA
- the LOC133916033 gene encoding glucan endo-1,3-beta-glucosidase 1-like, producing the protein MLHKRWQGCMFFIVFLLRNASAMIPSENSPSEFAKIVQSKQTKQARVCGAEPQLLSSLAETDAEVMLTIPNEQLERIAKFQEEADLWVVTNVARFLPAIKITHVLAGDDVLINSPGNAYFLVPAMIKLRSALAAAGLDGRVKVSSVLSVAALVAPAWSDVVGHVLRFLKGTGSPLFLKSRPSESTNANVDGAMRALGVSGVPVIPGELGARGEMAVYYYSYYPRGRDDQPGSEGGKRRSLATGTFCVALQNADPTALQAGLDWACGPGHADCSAIQPGGPCYKQNNLAALASYAYNDYYRKMASTGATCSFNGTATTTTNDPSSGSCVFAGSSMAGGSNSSVPVGASPPTSLAPPAGFAPPVGSSPPSSDFSPPTFGTAPPTGFAPPGSFNGSGTFGGGPSGTLYPYNGGCRGAVSRAGLSALSAVALAVLLVSMDVM; encoded by the exons ATGTTGCACAAAAGATGGCAGGGATGCATGTTTTTCATCGTCTTCCTTCTCCGCAATGCATCAG CCATGATCCCTTCAGAAAATTCCCCGTCAGAATTCGCCAAGATTGTTCAGTCTAAGCAGACCAAGCAAGCTCGCGTATGCGGAGCGGAACCCCAGCTGCTGAGCTCCCTGGCAGAAACCGATGCAGAGGTCATGCTCACCATCCCCAACGAGCAGCTGGAGCGCATCGCCAAGTTCCAGGAGGAAGCCGACCTCTGGGTCGTCACCAACGTCGCACGGTTCCTCCCGGCGATCAAGATCACGCACGTCCTGGCCGGCGACGACGTGCTGATCAACTCCCCGGGCAACGCATACTTCCTGGTCCCGGCGATGATCAAGCTCCgctccgccctcgccgccgcgggcCTCGACGGCCGCGTCAAGGTGTCGAGCGTGCTGTCCGTGGCTGCGCTGGTCGCTCCGGCGTGGTCCGACGTCGTGGGGCACGTGCTGCGGTTCTTGAAGGGGACCGGCTCGCCTCTGTTCCTCAAGTCCCGCCCGTCGGAGTCCACCAATGCCAATGTCGACGGCGCGATGCGCGCGCTGGGCGTCTCGGGCGTCCCGGTGATCCCGGGTGAGCTCGGAGCCCGCGGCGAAATGGCGGTGTACTACTACAGCTACTACCCGCGCGGTCGTGATGATCAGCCTGGCAGCGAAGGAGGCAAGCGGCGGTCGCTGGCGACGGGGACGTTCTGCGTGGCGTTGCAGAACGCGGACCCGACGGCGCTGCAGGCGGGGCTCGACTGGGCGTGCGGGCCGGGCCACGCCGACTGCTCAGCGATCCAGCCCGGCGGGCCCTGCTACAAGCAGAACAACCTGGCGGCGCTGGCATCCTACGCCTACAACGACTACTATCGGAAGATGGCCAGCACCGGCGCGACATGCTCGTTCAAcggcaccgccaccaccaccaccaacgaTCCCA GCTCTGGATCATGCGTCTTCGCGGGAAG CTCGATGGCGGGAGGCTCCAACTCGAGCGTGCCGGTAGGCGCGAGCCCCCCGACCAGCCTCGCCCCTCCGGCGGGCTTCGCTCCTCCGGTCGGCTCCAGCCCTCCGTCGTCCGACTTCAGCCCCCCCACGTTCGGCACGGCCCCTCCGACTGGCTTCGCCCCGCCGGGGAGCTTCAACGGCAGCGGCACGTTCGGTGGGGGACCGAGCGGCACGCTCTACCCTTATAACGGCGGGTGCCGCGGCGCCGTGTCTCGTGCCGGCCTGAGTGCTCTGTCCGCCGTTGCGCTCGCCGTTCTTCTCGTGTCCATGGATGTGATGTGA
- the LOC133916034 gene encoding serine/arginine-rich SC35-like splicing factor SCL33 isoform X3, which yields MGRTYDYSPSPPRGYRRSPSLPRGYRRSPSLPRGYRRRARSPSPHGRYGGRARDLPTSLLVRNLNRDCRPDDLRRPFGKFGRLKDIYLPRDYYTGGPRGFGFIQYFDPEDAADAKYHMDGQNFLGRAITVVFAEENRKKPSEMRARERVSGRSCSYDRRSRSRSPGNSYSPRGRSRSRSRSYSPAPKRKHHSRSRPPRERSVSHSPVNSRSRSASPALSRSPRRQRSLSVSQ from the exons ATGGGGAGAACATATGATTACAGTCCATCACCGCCAAGAGGTTACAGGAGAAGTCCGTCACTGCCAAGAG GTTACAGGAGAAGTCCGTCACTGCCAAGAGGTTACAGGAGAAGAGCCCGCAGTCCAAGTCCTCATGGTCGTTATGGAGGCCGTGCTAGGGACCTCCCAACTAGTCTTCTGGTGCGGAATCTTAACCGAGATTGTAG GCCTGATGACCTCCGTAGACCATTTGGAAAATTTGGTCGTCTTAAAGACATATATCTGCCTAGGGATTACTACACTGG GGGCCCTCGAGGATTTGGGTTCATCCAATACTTTGACCCTGAAGATGCTGCTGATGCAAAATACCATATGGATGGGCAGAATTTTCTTGGAAGGGCAATTACTGTTGTTTTTGCTGAGGAGAACAGAAAGAAGCCTTCTGAGATGAGGGCCAGGGAAAGAGTCAG TGGCAGAAGCTGTTCTTATGATCGGAGATCGCGCTCAAGGTCACCTGGAAATTCCTACTCTCCAAGGGGTAGATCACGGTCCCGAAGCCGAAGCTACTCACCGGCACCTAAGCGAAAGCACCATTCAAG GTCTCGCCCTCCTCGGGAAAGATCTGTGTCACACTCACCAGTTAACAGCAGATCAAGGAGTGCAAGCCCCGCCCTTAGTAGGTCTCCTCGCAGGCAGAGGTCTCTTTCTGTTAGCCAGTGA
- the LOC133916034 gene encoding serine/arginine-rich SC35-like splicing factor SCL33 isoform X1, whose product MGRTYDYSPSPPRGYRRSPSLPRGYRRSPSLPRGYRRSPSLPRGYRRRARSPSPHGRYGGRARDLPTSLLVRNLNRDCRPDDLRRPFGKFGRLKDIYLPRDYYTGGPRGFGFIQYFDPEDAADAKYHMDGQNFLGRAITVVFAEENRKKPSEMRARERVSGRSCSYDRRSRSRSPGNSYSPRGRSRSRSRSYSPAPKRKHHSRSRPPRERSVSHSPVNSRSRSASPALSRSPRRQRSLSVSQ is encoded by the exons ATGGGGAGAACATATGATTACAGTCCATCACCGCCAAGAGGTTACAGGAGAAGTCCGTCACTGCCAAGAGGTTACAGGAGAAGTCCATCACTGCCAAGAGGTTACAGGAGAAGTCCGTCACTGCCAAGAGGTTACAGGAGAAGAGCCCGCAGTCCAAGTCCTCATGGTCGTTATGGAGGCCGTGCTAGGGACCTCCCAACTAGTCTTCTGGTGCGGAATCTTAACCGAGATTGTAG GCCTGATGACCTCCGTAGACCATTTGGAAAATTTGGTCGTCTTAAAGACATATATCTGCCTAGGGATTACTACACTGG GGGCCCTCGAGGATTTGGGTTCATCCAATACTTTGACCCTGAAGATGCTGCTGATGCAAAATACCATATGGATGGGCAGAATTTTCTTGGAAGGGCAATTACTGTTGTTTTTGCTGAGGAGAACAGAAAGAAGCCTTCTGAGATGAGGGCCAGGGAAAGAGTCAG TGGCAGAAGCTGTTCTTATGATCGGAGATCGCGCTCAAGGTCACCTGGAAATTCCTACTCTCCAAGGGGTAGATCACGGTCCCGAAGCCGAAGCTACTCACCGGCACCTAAGCGAAAGCACCATTCAAG GTCTCGCCCTCCTCGGGAAAGATCTGTGTCACACTCACCAGTTAACAGCAGATCAAGGAGTGCAAGCCCCGCCCTTAGTAGGTCTCCTCGCAGGCAGAGGTCTCTTTCTGTTAGCCAGTGA